In Ailuropoda melanoleuca isolate Jingjing chromosome 4, ASM200744v2, whole genome shotgun sequence, the following proteins share a genomic window:
- the ACAD9 gene encoding complex I assembly factor ACAD9, mitochondrial isoform X3: MQVPEEYGGLGLSNTMYARLGEIVGLDASIAVTLAAHQAIGLKGIILAGNKEQKARYLPKLASGEHIAAFCLTEPSSVALLNGVFCVRSGSDVASIKSRATLSEDKKHYILNGSKVWITNGGMANIFTVFAKTEVVDSDSSVKDKITAFIVERDFGGVTNGKPEDKLGIRGSNTCEVRFENTRVPIENVLGEVGGGFKVAMSTLNSGRFSMGSTVAGMLKKLIEMTAAYACTRKQFNKSLGEFGLIQEKFALMAQKTYVMESMAYLTAGMLDQPGFPDCSIEAAMVKVFSSEGAWQCVSEALQVLGGLGYMRDYPYERLLRDSRILLIFEGTNEILRMYIALTGLQHAGRILTARVNELKSGNVSTVIETVGQRLRDSLGRTVDLGLTGKLGVVHPSVADSANKLEENVYYFGRTVETLLLRFGKTIVEEQMVLKRVANVLINLYGMTAVLSRASRSIRMGVRNHDHEVLLANIFCAEAYYQNLFTLSQLDKYSPENLDEQIKKVSQQVLEKQAYICAHPLERTF; this comes from the exons GTGGCCTGGGCCTCTCCAACACCATGTACGCACGTCTAGGAGAAATCGTCGGCCTGGATGCATCTATCGCTGTGACCCTGGCAGCGCACCAGGCTATTGGCCTCAAG GGGATCATCTTGGCTGGCAACAAGGAGCAAAAGGCGAGATACCTGCCCAAACTGGCATCGGGGGAGCACATCGCTGCCTTCTGTCTGACGGAGCCAAGCAG CGTCGCTCTCCTCAACGGTGTGTTCTGTGTCCGCAGTGGGAGTGACGTGGCCTCCATCAAGTCCAGGGCCACGCTGAGCGAGGATAAGAAGCACTACATCCTCAACGGCTCCAAG gTCTGGATCACCAATGGAGGAATGGCCAATATTTTTACTGTGTTTGCAAAGACAGAGGTTGTTGATTCCGACAGCTCAGtaaaagacaaaatcacagcatTCATAGTAGAGAGAGACTTTGGTGGAGTCACTAACGGGAAACCTGAGGATAAGTTAGGCATACGCGGCTCCAACA CTTGCGAGGTGCGTTTTGAAAACACCAGGGTGCCCATCGAAAACGTCCTTGGAGAAGTCGGAGGCGGGTTTAAG gtGGCCATGAGCACCCTGAACAGCGGGCGGTTCAGCATGGGCAGCACGGTGGCCGGGATGCTCAAGAAACTGATCG AAATGACTGCTGCGTACGCCTGCACGAGGAAACAGTTCAACAAGAGCCTCGGTGAATTTGGCCTCATTCAG GAGAAGTTTGCCCTGATGGCCCAGAAGACTTATGTAATGGAAAGCATGGCCTACCTCACTGCAGGGATGCTGGACCAACCAGGGTTTCCCGACTGCTCCATCGAGGCTGCCATGGTGAAG GTGTTCAGCTCAGAGGGCGCCTGGCAGTGTGTGAGCGAGGCCCTGCAGGTCCTCGGGGGCTTGGGCTACATGAGGGACTACCCGTACGAGCGCTTGCTGCGTGACAGCCGTATCCTGCTCATCTTCGAG GGAACCAACGAGATTCTCCGGATGTACATCGCCCTGACAGGCCTGCAGCATGCCGGCCGCATCCTGACTGCAAGGGTCAA CGAGCTTAAAAGCGGCAACGTGTCCACTGTCATTGAGACCGTCGGCCAGAGGCTGCGAGACTCCCTGGGCCGAACCGTGGATCTGGGGTTGACAGGGAAGCTGGGAGTGGTGCACCCCAGTGTCGCA GACAGCGCCAACAAGCTCGAGGAGAACGTGTATTACTTTGGCCGCACTGTAGAGACGTTGCTGCTTCGCTTTGGCAAG ACCATCGTGGAGGAGCAGATGGTCCTGAAGCGGGTGGCCAACGTCCTCATCAACCTGTACGGCATGACGGCCGTGCTGTCGCGGGCCAGCCGCTCCATCCGGATGGGGGTCCGAAACCACGACCACGAG GTTCTGCTGGCCAACAtcttctgtgcagaagcttattACCAGAATCTCTTCACCCTCTCCCAGCTGGACAAGT atTCTCCAGAAAATCTAGATGAGCAGATTAAGAAAGTGTCCCAGCAGGTCTTAGAGAAGCAAGCCTACATCTGTGCCCACCCTCTGGAAAGGACGTTCTGA